A genomic segment from Methanolobus zinderi encodes:
- a CDS encoding ATP-binding protein yields the protein MNKKLSVILVSVIFAFLVLLCFDFLNNPVIENGSILSRFTELSSRELYLPSFIFLVFMLSGISVAGMSAKCDIAQKKVSKKEKDLLILHSATSISANSLDGDSFLDDVLNEVLSYLGADYGFIHMIRHDAGKAVMVANAGAPARIKKHVDNISLDHPFVSAILENDKISGERDGSLATTVDPGFPEGQNGDFVVFPMLARNRIIGFFTLSIKEGYYLDEEDLYVLESVGKLAGITVENIELLEKTTRSYEELRSLDQMKDEFVSNVTHELKTPLISIKGYSEIMYEGMLGELNEKQKHGLKVIVSNSERLYTLIESLLHMNSFQFKKKHVFSPLCLTDLMENAIASLSFKIEDKNISIDRKFGKNMRFVYGNTEILKQLFVYILDNAIKFSTDSGKVEISLSEENEWMHIEISDYGVGIPENHLSRIFERFYQVDGSMSRSYGGNGLGLYLSKNIVEVHEGKIWIESTEGVGTNVHILLPVYVENEEIAEPALADQLS from the coding sequence ATGAATAAAAAACTCTCAGTTATTCTGGTCTCAGTGATTTTTGCCTTTCTTGTGCTGCTTTGCTTTGACTTTTTGAATAACCCTGTTATTGAAAATGGAAGTATTCTAAGCCGTTTCACAGAGCTATCTTCACGTGAGCTCTACCTTCCATCTTTTATCTTTCTGGTGTTCATGCTATCTGGTATTTCGGTTGCCGGCATGTCGGCAAAGTGTGATATTGCGCAGAAAAAAGTATCGAAAAAGGAAAAGGACCTGTTGATCCTGCACTCAGCAACTTCCATATCCGCTAATTCTCTTGATGGTGACTCTTTTTTAGATGATGTGTTAAATGAAGTCCTTTCCTACCTGGGAGCAGACTACGGTTTTATACATATGATCAGGCATGATGCAGGCAAAGCTGTTATGGTTGCGAATGCAGGTGCTCCTGCCAGGATTAAAAAACATGTGGATAATATCTCTCTTGACCATCCGTTCGTATCTGCCATCCTTGAAAACGATAAGATATCCGGTGAGAGGGACGGATCTCTTGCCACCACGGTAGATCCGGGATTCCCCGAAGGCCAGAATGGTGATTTTGTTGTTTTCCCGATGCTGGCGCGTAATAGAATAATCGGTTTTTTCACCTTATCCATTAAAGAGGGCTATTACCTGGATGAGGAGGATCTGTATGTCCTTGAGAGCGTGGGTAAACTTGCTGGAATAACTGTTGAGAACATAGAACTTCTGGAAAAGACGACCAGGTCCTATGAAGAACTCAGATCGCTGGACCAGATGAAGGATGAGTTCGTATCCAATGTGACTCATGAGCTCAAGACCCCGCTGATATCCATCAAAGGATACAGTGAGATCATGTACGAAGGCATGCTGGGTGAACTTAACGAGAAGCAGAAGCATGGTCTCAAGGTAATTGTCTCGAATTCCGAACGCCTTTACACATTGATCGAATCTCTCCTGCACATGAATTCATTTCAGTTCAAGAAAAAACATGTATTCTCTCCCCTCTGTTTGACCGACCTCATGGAAAATGCCATTGCCAGTCTCTCCTTCAAGATCGAGGATAAGAATATCTCCATTGACAGGAAATTCGGAAAGAACATGCGTTTTGTTTACGGCAATACGGAGATACTTAAGCAGCTTTTTGTGTATATTCTGGATAACGCCATAAAGTTCTCCACCGATTCGGGGAAGGTTGAAATATCGCTGTCCGAGGAGAACGAGTGGATGCACATTGAGATCTCGGATTATGGTGTCGGCATACCTGAGAACCATCTTTCACGCATATTCGAACGCTTTTACCAGGTTGACGGGTCCATGAGCCGCAGTTATGGTGGTAACGGTCTTGGCCTCTATCTTTCAAAGAACATTGTCGAGGTCCACGAAGGAAAGATATGGATCGAAAGTACCGAAGGAGTGGGTACCAATGTCCATATACTTTTACCTGTGTATGTGGAAAATGAGGAAATTGCAGAACCTGCTCTGGCAGATCAGCTTTCTTAA
- the alaXM gene encoding alanyl-tRNA editing protein AlaXM, translated as MEELYLKDCYLKEFEATVESVKDDKFVVLDRTAFYPKSGGQPHDTGVIVRDDEEFPVVFVGKFDGTVSHEVSKVGLKEGDRVKGIIDWDRRQLFMKYHTACHILSAIIHDETGAKISGNQLAENKTRVDFNLENFDREQIKAYESKVNRIIDMNIPVDISLLTREEAFSIPSVVKLKDAFPPELEEIRVISIEDVDRQACGGTHVSNTGEIPHIEIFKAENKGKNNRRVYFRFRDE; from the coding sequence ATGGAAGAACTATACCTAAAGGACTGTTACCTAAAAGAATTTGAAGCTACGGTTGAAAGCGTGAAGGATGATAAATTCGTGGTGCTGGACAGAACCGCCTTTTACCCGAAATCAGGAGGCCAGCCGCATGACACAGGAGTGATCGTGCGTGACGACGAGGAGTTCCCTGTTGTTTTTGTAGGCAAGTTTGACGGAACAGTCAGTCATGAAGTATCAAAAGTCGGCCTCAAAGAAGGAGACAGGGTGAAAGGGATCATAGACTGGGACAGAAGGCAGCTTTTCATGAAATACCATACCGCATGTCATATACTCAGTGCGATAATCCATGATGAGACAGGTGCTAAAATAAGCGGGAACCAGCTTGCTGAAAATAAGACAAGGGTTGATTTCAATCTGGAGAACTTTGACAGGGAGCAGATCAAGGCCTATGAATCAAAGGTCAACAGGATAATAGATATGAACATCCCGGTGGATATCAGTCTTCTGACAAGGGAAGAAGCTTTCAGCATCCCTTCGGTGGTTAAGCTCAAGGACGCATTCCCTCCTGAACTGGAAGAAATAAGGGTGATAAGCATAGAGGACGTTGACAGGCAGGCCTGTGGAGGAACACATGTATCAAACACGGGAGAGATTCCTCATATCGAGATATTCAAGGCAGAGAATAAGGGAAAGAACAACAGGAGAGTATATTTCAGATTCAGGGACGAATAA
- a CDS encoding MFS transporter, translating to MSEDNSSKISIYPILSVNFIGTLGLSLVLPFLVFLVERFGGNALVYGILASMYPAFQLVGAPLLGKWSDTYGRKKILFLSQTGTLLSWLIFMLALFIPVVALRDVDSNLLGEFVITIPLILLFIARAFDGLTGGNVSVANAYVADITEEKDRSKNFGRMSVAMNLGFIAGPALAGLLSVTVYGEKLPVLAAIIISLVGVLLIAFFVPESRKCVQNPDRGKSNVKRILVNEHKDCAGSDRKERSGFRDAFAIEHIPYMLLIYFLLFIAFNMFYAAFPVYAIDRLEWDVAEMGFFFSLLSFLLVIVEGPVLSRASKKLSDSRLAIIGSLILGTNFVLLAFSDVLLAYAAAVLFAIGNGFMWPSIQSILSKLAGRTHQGVVQGVSSSFTSIASIVGLVFGGFIYAQVGIWTFIIAAVIVYAAFLMSFRLLSFETTDSLELD from the coding sequence ATGTCAGAAGACAACTCCAGCAAGATCTCCATTTATCCGATCCTTTCCGTGAACTTTATCGGTACTCTGGGTTTGAGTCTTGTACTTCCGTTTCTGGTTTTCCTGGTGGAGAGGTTTGGTGGGAATGCACTTGTCTATGGTATACTGGCTTCCATGTACCCTGCTTTCCAGCTAGTTGGAGCTCCACTGCTGGGTAAGTGGTCTGATACCTACGGCCGGAAGAAGATCCTGTTTTTAAGTCAGACAGGCACCCTACTCTCCTGGTTGATCTTCATGCTGGCTCTCTTTATCCCGGTCGTGGCACTCCGTGATGTTGACTCGAACCTTCTCGGTGAGTTCGTAATAACAATTCCATTGATCTTACTGTTCATTGCAAGGGCCTTTGACGGCCTGACAGGTGGTAATGTTTCAGTCGCAAACGCATATGTTGCTGATATTACCGAGGAAAAGGATAGGAGTAAGAATTTCGGCCGTATGTCGGTGGCAATGAACCTTGGATTCATAGCAGGTCCGGCACTTGCCGGTCTTCTGAGTGTAACGGTCTACGGGGAAAAATTGCCGGTTCTGGCGGCCATCATAATATCACTGGTAGGAGTTCTGTTGATTGCCTTCTTTGTTCCGGAATCACGGAAGTGTGTGCAAAATCCTGATAGGGGCAAATCCAATGTAAAAAGGATTCTTGTAAATGAGCACAAGGATTGTGCAGGCTCTGACAGAAAAGAGAGATCAGGTTTCAGGGATGCATTCGCTATCGAACATATACCTTATATGCTTCTGATCTATTTCCTCCTCTTCATTGCCTTTAATATGTTCTATGCGGCTTTTCCGGTATATGCCATAGACAGGCTTGAATGGGATGTTGCGGAAATGGGCTTTTTCTTTTCCCTGCTGAGCTTTCTGCTTGTGATCGTTGAAGGTCCGGTGTTAAGCAGAGCTTCAAAGAAGCTTTCAGACAGCAGGCTGGCGATCATAGGTAGTCTGATACTCGGGACGAATTTTGTTCTGCTTGCATTCAGTGATGTTCTGCTTGCATACGCTGCTGCAGTTCTCTTTGCGATCGGCAACGGCTTCATGTGGCCTTCGATCCAGTCGATACTCTCAAAGCTTGCGGGAAGGACACATCAGGGTGTGGTACAGGGTGTATCTTCCAGTTTTACAAGTATTGCAAGTATCGTAGGCCTTGTGTTCGGCGGCTTCATATATGCCCAGGTCGGGATATGGACCTTTATTATTGCAGCGGTTATCGTCTATGCAGCTTTCCTGATGTCTTTCAGGCTGTTGTCATTTGAAACAACGGATTCGCTCGAATTAGATTGA
- a CDS encoding YgaP family membrane protein: MVDLKGMFTNENVGGLDLLIRAFLGTFALTTLAAGILNDSKLKWVLAIIGFAGVFTSLTRHCTPYNLLGINTAEKNESICQITEEAENEE; encoded by the coding sequence ATGGTCGATCTCAAAGGTATGTTTACCAACGAAAATGTGGGTGGTCTTGACCTGCTCATAAGAGCTTTTTTAGGAACATTTGCTCTCACAACCCTGGCAGCAGGTATACTTAATGACAGCAAGCTGAAATGGGTGCTGGCAATAATAGGATTTGCAGGGGTCTTCACCTCCCTTACAAGGCATTGTACACCATATAACCTGCTTGGAATCAACACTGCAGAAAAGAATGAAAGTATATGCCAGATCACAGAGGAAGCAGAAAATGAAGAATAA
- a CDS encoding MFS transporter: MAQSPGIPAKNGKELFPLYTVTFIGTLGFGIILTFLVFLVTEYGGNALIYGLLASTYPAFQLIGAPILGRWSDIHGRKKILLLSQIGTLVAWIIFLAALFLPVTELIDVNSDILGIFTITLPLLAMFFARALDGATGGNVSVANAYLADLTSEEERNKNFGRMSVASNLGYVVGPALAGVLGATVYGEILPVSAALVISVIGTLIIIFFLPETSACTMEEYPETESIRKVLGQEQKECFEVENGKDIKLRDVFRLEYIPFMLMLYFLIFLGFNIYYTAFPVYAVDLLEWNPATLGIYFSVISAMMAFVQGPILERLTQRYMESVLIVVGGFVLGLQFLLIIPGNIYLIYLAAICFAFGNGVMWPSILSVLSKFAGKTYQGSVQGFAMSSSSFASILGLLAGGILYTQIKAFSFLIAAVIIFTVVFLSFRLIKLEKQKE; the protein is encoded by the coding sequence ATGGCACAGAGTCCCGGCATCCCGGCTAAAAACGGGAAGGAACTCTTTCCACTATACACAGTCACGTTCATTGGTACCCTTGGCTTTGGTATAATACTTACCTTCCTTGTGTTCCTTGTAACTGAATACGGAGGCAATGCATTGATCTACGGACTACTTGCCTCAACCTATCCTGCCTTTCAGCTCATAGGAGCTCCCATACTGGGACGGTGGTCCGACATCCATGGCAGGAAGAAGATATTGCTTTTAAGCCAGATCGGAACACTTGTGGCATGGATAATCTTCCTTGCGGCCCTGTTCTTACCGGTTACCGAACTGATAGATGTCAATTCCGACATATTGGGAATCTTTACGATCACCCTCCCACTGCTTGCAATGTTCTTTGCACGAGCACTTGACGGGGCGACCGGTGGTAACGTGTCGGTTGCCAATGCATATCTTGCCGACCTGACATCAGAAGAAGAAAGAAACAAGAACTTTGGCAGGATGTCCGTTGCATCCAACCTTGGTTATGTGGTCGGACCCGCACTTGCCGGGGTCCTTGGTGCGACAGTCTATGGAGAGATCCTGCCAGTGTCCGCGGCACTGGTCATTTCGGTGATCGGTACATTGATAATCATTTTCTTCCTCCCGGAAACATCGGCATGTACCATGGAAGAGTATCCTGAGACAGAAAGTATCCGAAAGGTGCTCGGACAAGAACAAAAGGAATGTTTTGAGGTCGAAAATGGAAAGGACATAAAACTGCGGGACGTATTCAGGCTTGAATATATCCCTTTCATGCTTATGCTGTACTTTTTGATATTTCTGGGGTTCAACATATACTATACAGCCTTCCCCGTATATGCCGTGGATCTTCTTGAATGGAACCCGGCTACCCTGGGAATTTACTTCTCGGTCATCAGTGCCATGATGGCATTCGTACAGGGACCGATTCTCGAAAGACTGACACAGAGATACATGGAATCTGTCCTGATAGTTGTCGGTGGTTTCGTACTCGGATTACAATTCCTTCTAATAATTCCCGGTAACATATATCTGATCTACCTTGCAGCCATCTGCTTCGCATTCGGTAACGGAGTTATGTGGCCCAGTATCCTTTCTGTACTTTCAAAGTTTGCGGGAAAGACATACCAGGGGTCTGTCCAGGGTTTTGCCATGAGTTCCAGCAGTTTTGCAAGCATACTGGGACTTCTTGCCGGAGGAATTCTTTACACCCAGATCAAAGCCTTCTCCTTCCTCATAGCAGCAGTCATCATTTTTACCGTGGTATTCCTCTCATTCAGACTTATAAAGCTGGAGAAACAGAAAGAATGA
- the hsp20 gene encoding archaeal heat shock protein Hsp20: protein MSDKRKRRGFFDKFPDDEDFRDIEDIIEHMMEKFGLDLDDISKQPFVYGFSVSKRPGEEPEIREFGNMPDYEEDLSPENRHQVRIEQTQPLIDIFEIDDMVHVVAELPGVEKSDIEVNASESSMELKASSGDIEYFEHVEFPVTVDPDTAQANYRNGVLEVILTAKDFGKKRLIQID, encoded by the coding sequence ATGTCGGACAAAAGAAAAAGACGAGGATTTTTTGATAAGTTCCCGGATGATGAGGATTTCAGAGATATAGAGGATATCATTGAACACATGATGGAAAAGTTCGGGCTGGATCTGGACGACATTTCTAAACAGCCTTTCGTCTATGGTTTTTCCGTATCTAAACGTCCAGGGGAAGAACCTGAGATCAGGGAGTTCGGCAACATGCCGGACTACGAAGAAGATCTTAGCCCGGAGAACAGACATCAGGTCCGTATTGAACAAACACAGCCATTAATCGATATCTTTGAGATCGATGATATGGTGCATGTAGTAGCAGAACTGCCGGGCGTTGAGAAAAGTGATATCGAAGTGAATGCCAGTGAGTCCTCAATGGAACTGAAGGCTTCCAGTGGTGACATCGAATACTTTGAGCATGTAGAGTTCCCTGTGACTGTTGACCCTGACACCGCACAGGCAAATTACAGGAACGGCGTCCTTGAGGTCATTCTGACAGCAAAGGACTTCGGTAAAAAGCGACTAATCCAAATAGACTGA
- a CDS encoding homocysteine biosynthesis protein, producing the protein MVKKTIHEINSKIKDGSVNVVTAEEMVDIVAELGPEDAARDVDVVTTGTFGAMCSSGVWFNFGHSEPPIKMQKVWMNDVEAYTGVAAVDAFLGATQLSDSLGMEYGGAHVMEDLIRGKSVDLHAISHGTDCYPRKILDTSLALDDMNQAIMVNPRNAYQKYNAATNGTKQTIHTYMGSLLPKYGNVTYSGAGVLSPLSNDPEYRTIGTGSRIFLGGTQGYIVGQGTQHASAGQFGTLMVQGDMKKMSSDYIRAANFTGYGTSLYVGMGIPIPVLDENVAKATAVTDADITTNILDYSVPSRDRPALRQVTYAELKSGSIEINGTEAATSSLSSFKKARKIAAELKDWISKGDFFVSMPVENLPANTSAKPMKETEGVSFVSEIMSTNVVTIEKDASVYKAAKIIMDSEFNHLPVVSKDSSLVGIVTAWDISKAVSQDKFDLVEDMMTRKVITAKTDERVDVVARRLDLKGVSALPVLNKENHVIGIITSDDISKLYARRH; encoded by the coding sequence ATGGTTAAAAAAACAATTCATGAGATCAATTCAAAGATAAAGGATGGCAGTGTCAACGTTGTCACAGCGGAGGAAATGGTGGACATCGTTGCGGAACTTGGACCGGAGGATGCTGCCAGGGACGTAGATGTTGTGACCACAGGTACCTTTGGTGCCATGTGTTCATCCGGAGTATGGTTCAATTTCGGCCATTCTGAGCCGCCGATCAAAATGCAGAAGGTGTGGATGAACGATGTTGAGGCCTACACGGGTGTGGCCGCCGTGGATGCGTTCCTGGGTGCTACACAGCTTTCGGACTCACTTGGCATGGAATATGGCGGAGCGCATGTGATGGAAGACCTCATAAGAGGTAAATCTGTGGATCTGCATGCGATCTCCCACGGGACTGACTGTTATCCGCGCAAGATACTTGATACTTCACTGGCCCTTGATGATATGAACCAGGCGATCATGGTCAATCCGAGGAATGCATATCAGAAGTATAATGCAGCGACCAATGGTACCAAGCAGACCATTCACACCTATATGGGCTCTTTGCTTCCCAAATACGGAAATGTGACCTATTCGGGTGCAGGTGTACTGTCCCCTCTTTCAAATGATCCTGAATACCGTACCATAGGAACAGGCAGTCGTATCTTCCTTGGTGGTACCCAGGGATACATCGTGGGACAGGGTACGCAGCATGCATCCGCAGGCCAGTTCGGCACCCTTATGGTTCAGGGTGATATGAAGAAGATGAGTTCGGACTACATCAGAGCTGCGAATTTCACAGGTTACGGTACATCATTGTATGTGGGAATGGGTATTCCGATCCCGGTACTCGACGAGAATGTAGCAAAAGCTACAGCAGTAACGGATGCGGACATCACTACTAATATACTTGATTACAGTGTACCCAGCAGAGATCGTCCTGCACTGCGTCAGGTTACGTATGCGGAGCTGAAGTCAGGATCAATTGAGATCAACGGCACAGAGGCTGCAACATCGTCACTTTCCAGTTTCAAGAAAGCCAGGAAGATTGCAGCCGAGCTGAAGGACTGGATATCAAAGGGTGATTTCTTCGTATCCATGCCGGTGGAGAACCTGCCTGCCAATACTTCGGCAAAACCAATGAAAGAGACAGAAGGCGTTAGTTTTGTATCAGAGATCATGTCCACAAATGTGGTGACGATAGAGAAGGATGCAAGTGTCTACAAGGCTGCAAAGATCATCATGGATTCCGAATTCAATCATCTCCCTGTGGTGAGTAAGGATAGTTCACTTGTGGGAATTGTTACTGCATGGGATATCTCAAAAGCGGTCTCCCAGGACAAGTTCGACCTTGTGGAAGATATGATGACAAGAAAGGTCATAACCGCAAAGACTGATGAGCGTGTGGATGTTGTGGCAAGGCGCCTTGATCTGAAAGGAGTGTCTGCGCTTCCGGTTCTGAACAAGGAGAATCACGTTATAGGTATTATCACAAGTGATGACATCAGTAAACTGTATGCTAGGAGGCACTGA
- a CDS encoding 4Fe-4S binding protein, with protein MKVKINISSEIVTKPILAEAIVETGVLLNVSQAHFDRSHGEVVADVQEELFEKMKSALVSKGAVVRKLDTPIEWDEDECVECGACMSVCPTKVFSLDEDYSLLVDKSKCIQCGTCVEMCPHNALSLIDNG; from the coding sequence ATGAAAGTAAAGATCAATATATCATCGGAGATTGTCACAAAACCCATTCTTGCGGAAGCTATTGTTGAGACCGGTGTACTCCTGAACGTTTCCCAGGCACACTTTGACCGCTCACACGGTGAGGTCGTTGCTGATGTCCAGGAAGAACTCTTCGAGAAGATGAAGTCTGCGCTGGTATCAAAAGGTGCGGTTGTCAGAAAGCTTGACACTCCCATAGAATGGGATGAGGATGAATGTGTGGAATGCGGTGCCTGTATGTCCGTGTGCCCCACAAAAGTGTTCTCACTGGATGAGGATTACAGCCTTCTTGTTGATAAGAGCAAGTGTATACAGTGTGGCACCTGTGTTGAAATGTGCCCGCACAACGCCCTGAGCCTCATCGATAACGGTTAA
- a CDS encoding UPF0280 family protein yields MKENYRLKETIVSIQADEKSHIEAAKKAIVHHRMELERYISSDPFFKTSLEPYELQGDAPEIVRRLVEAGNAMGIGPMSAVAGTISSLAVEEMVENGASFAVVDNGGDIAVINDRPIVMGIYAGESPLKDLGFTLEPGDSIKGVCTSSGTVGPSISFGMADAAVVFSDNVSLADSAATALGNATGIGKEAVQEAFEVVRNVAGIKGAIVIQGEFMGLWGDVPELIRANVRYDCITKA; encoded by the coding sequence ATGAAAGAGAATTATCGCCTGAAAGAAACCATCGTCAGCATACAGGCAGATGAAAAGTCACATATAGAGGCTGCCAAGAAGGCCATTGTCCATCACCGCATGGAGCTTGAGCGGTATATATCCTCAGACCCATTTTTCAAAACAAGCCTGGAACCCTATGAACTGCAGGGTGATGCCCCGGAGATCGTCAGGAGGCTGGTAGAGGCTGGAAATGCAATGGGCATCGGGCCCATGAGCGCTGTGGCAGGTACCATCTCATCCCTGGCAGTGGAAGAGATGGTTGAAAACGGAGCATCCTTTGCCGTTGTGGACAATGGCGGCGATATCGCTGTTATCAATGATCGTCCGATTGTCATGGGTATATATGCAGGTGAATCGCCACTGAAGGATCTGGGTTTTACCCTTGAGCCGGGAGATTCCATTAAAGGTGTATGCACATCCTCAGGTACTGTCGGACCCTCCATCAGTTTCGGGATGGCAGATGCGGCGGTTGTTTTCTCAGACAATGTCTCCCTTGCGGATTCTGCAGCAACGGCACTGGGTAACGCAACTGGGATCGGTAAGGAAGCTGTACAGGAAGCTTTTGAGGTTGTGAGAAATGTTGCGGGGATAAAAGGTGCTATTGTAATACAGGGTGAGTTCATGGGCCTGTGGGGTGATGTCCCTGAGCTTATAAGGGCCAATGTAAGATATGACTGCATCACCAAGGCCTGA
- a CDS encoding AIM24 family protein, producing MIGIPRYSVEEFIEQTSQKDLGEGKFELERDRLLEVNLDGRLWTKKGTMVAYHGDVKFTREGVLEHGLGKFMKEAFTGEGLSLTKAEGEGKVYLADNGKKISIINLQNDSFYVNGNDLLAFEEGIDWDIKLMKKMAGVVSGGLFSIKLEGTGMVAITTYYDPITLKVNKDAPVYTDPNATVAWSGNLKPDMKTDMSLKTFMGRSSGESIQMAFKGEGFVVIQPFEEVAYLTNTP from the coding sequence TTGATCGGTATACCACGATATTCAGTAGAAGAGTTCATTGAACAAACCTCCCAGAAAGATCTGGGCGAAGGAAAGTTCGAACTGGAACGGGACAGATTGCTCGAAGTGAACCTCGATGGAAGGCTGTGGACCAAGAAAGGCACCATGGTGGCCTATCACGGAGATGTCAAGTTCACACGTGAAGGAGTGCTGGAACACGGACTCGGGAAATTCATGAAAGAAGCATTTACAGGAGAAGGATTGTCCCTTACAAAAGCCGAAGGAGAAGGCAAGGTCTACCTGGCAGATAACGGAAAAAAGATATCCATAATTAATCTTCAGAACGACTCATTCTATGTCAATGGTAACGACCTGCTGGCCTTTGAAGAGGGAATAGACTGGGACATCAAGCTCATGAAAAAGATGGCAGGAGTGGTTTCAGGGGGATTGTTCAGTATAAAGCTTGAGGGTACCGGCATGGTAGCCATCACTACCTACTACGACCCCATAACATTGAAGGTTAACAAGGATGCACCGGTCTACACCGATCCCAATGCCACCGTCGCATGGTCTGGTAATTTAAAGCCGGACATGAAAACCGATATGTCGCTTAAGACCTTCATGGGAAGATCAAGCGGCGAGAGCATACAGATGGCTTTCAAAGGAGAGGGTTTTGTCGTGATACAGCCCTTTGAGGAAGTAGCATACCTTACAAACACGCCCTGA
- a CDS encoding glutaredoxin family protein, whose protein sequence is MVKVTLVHSEWCHFCPAAKSLWRDLKDKYGFEYNEVELDTPEGKELAQKFHIRSIPTTIIDDEVAFVGVPDREQASNVVT, encoded by the coding sequence TTGGTTAAAGTAACTCTAGTACATTCGGAATGGTGTCATTTCTGTCCGGCAGCAAAGAGTCTCTGGAGAGATCTGAAGGACAAGTATGGCTTTGAATATAATGAGGTCGAACTTGATACTCCCGAAGGAAAAGAGCTTGCCCAGAAGTTCCATATTCGTTCGATACCCACAACCATCATTGATGATGAGGTTGCCTTTGTTGGTGTTCCTGACAGAGAACAGGCAAGTAATGTCGTAACCTGA